From the genome of Vitis riparia cultivar Riparia Gloire de Montpellier isolate 1030 chromosome 2, EGFV_Vit.rip_1.0, whole genome shotgun sequence, one region includes:
- the LOC117928932 gene encoding sarcolemmal membrane-associated protein yields MEYDPEVVVLDDKEDGLSGRGVHQLISSLKSSFRLPDFNKVEEYLTLREQQLKQERDELEAKMKKISDGLLAEIQKKEIENEFLERKHADEVLEKLVLEEDLRKCKRECEDLEEKVNRLSEDQKVMCGREKRAEERYGKLMEELKKSEECSAQLNCKNRELECEKRRIEAEIEMWKRRFGELESRVLALEKDTEVLKRPEPNFCESMKGNLGVRNSGFFEWRAEKEAGSLRKVKNEMDIESTSVSLENKKINEISASYHTPTQRIMDLQNGGSGRPAFVGSVDISDSDDEMPKVIRNASTDRASKEVLSGKQQPSQSMKNVMFFSGTGPEDTLKRKQEILDWLGEEDSLKVKQASSSTHNPVFLKRLKATINAEENIRDTYDISDSDDSSDSESEADGVFPFDPVISIALSNQKG; encoded by the exons ATGGAGTATGATCCAGAAGTTGTGGTGCTCGATGATAAAGAGGATGGTCTTAGCGGCCGCGGCGTTCATCAGTTAATATCTTCGCTGAAATCGTCGTTTCGGCTTCCGGATTTCAACAAGGTTGAGGAGTATTTGACGCTGAGGGAGCAGCAGTTGAAGCAAGAGAGGGATGAGTTGGAGgcgaaaatgaagaaaatttcagACGGATTGTTGGCTGAGATTCAGAAGAAGGAGATCGAGAATGAGTTTCTTGAGCGAAAACATGCAGACGAGGTTTTGGAGAAACTGGTGCTTGAAGAGGATTTGAGGAAGTGTAAGAGAGAGTGCGAGGATCTTGAAGAGAAGGTGAATCGATTGAGCGAAGATCAGAAGGTGATGTGTGGTAGAGAGAAGAGGGCTGAGGAAAGGTATGGGAAGTTGATGGAAGAATTGAAGAAAAGCGAGGAATGCAGCGCTCAATTAAACTGTAAAAATAGAGAACTGGAGTGTGAGAAGAGAAGGATTGAGGCTGAAATTGAGATGTGGAAGAGGAGATTTGGGGAGTTGGAGTCCAGGGTTTTGGCTTTGGAAAAAGACACTGAGGTGCTGAAGAGGCCAGAACCCAACTTTTGTGAGAGTATGAAGGGGAACTTGGGAGTGAGAAATTCAGGTTTTTTTGAATGGAGAGCAGAGAAAGAAGCGGGTAGCCTTCGAAAAGTTAAGAATGAAATGGACATCGAATCAACCAGTGTGAGCTTGGAgaacaagaaaatcaatgaaattaGTGCCAGTTATCATACCCCAACTCAAAGAATCATGGATTTGCAGAATGGAG GTAGTGGAAGACCTGCATTTGTAGGATCAGTGGACATCAGTGACAGTGACGATGAAATGCCCAAAGTAATTAGAAATGCTTCAACTGATCGTGCCTCCAAAGAAGTTTTAAGTGGAAAACAGCAACCATCTCAAAGCATGAAAAATGTCATGTTTTTTAGTGGGACAGGTCCTGAAGATACactcaaaagaaaacaagaaattttaGATTGGTTGGGTGAGGAAGATTCTCTGAAAGTAAAACAAGCTTCTTCTTCAACACATAATCCAGTGTTTTTGAAGCGGTTGAAAGCTACAATTAATGCTGAAGAAAATATCAGGGATACATATGATATTTCAGACAGTGATGATAGTTCTGACTCTGAAAGTGAAGCAGATGGGGTTTTTCCCTTTGATCCAGTTATATCAATTGCTCTCAGCAACCAAAAAGGATGA